Part of the Flagellimonas eckloniae genome, CTACGTACTTTACCTTTTTTGTTGACTTCTACTCTTTGAAGTGCTGGCATGTTTATTGGAAAAATTCTTTCTACACCAACTGTACCAGACATTTTTCTGATTGTAAAAGTCTCTGTAGCACCAGTTCCTCTTCGTTGGATAACAACTCCTTTAAAGAACTGTGTACGTGTTTTTTCACCTTCCTTAATCTCATAATACACTGTGATGGTGTCACCTGACGAGAATTTTGGAAATTCTTTTTTTGGAACAAATTCGTCTTCAACAAATTTTATAAGGGATTCCATTTTATATTTTTTTTAATGTTTACCAAGATTAACTTACACGAGTTTCGTCAGAGGTTAATTTTGAGATTGCAAAAATAATGCAATATTTATAAATAGCAAGGTGTTTTTGACTTTTAAAAGTAGAAAAGCAATTAACGCTTTTTATTTGAATAGCTCGTACCAAACAACAGCAACCCAATGCCAACAAGAATAAGGGGAAATTGGCCAATGGAATTCAATATAACTGTAGCCCGTGCAAGAAATGTAGTACCCTTGCCGACAGCAATAGAAGTCAAAAGAAAGCTCGCCAGTGCAAACAAAATAGATAAAATAGCCCCTATGAGCATTAAGACGGTTCCCTTGTTTTTCTTTTTTAGTACTAACACAATACAACCAATGAGAAAAAGAAGTTGTCCTATTATCTTTAAGATTCCGCCAAAAACAAAGTAACTTTCTAAATATTCCATAGTTATTTCAGTAAATCAGGTCTTCTTTGACGCGTTCGCTCCATTGCTTGTTCTTCACGCCATTTTTCAATTTTTGGAAAGTCCCCGCTTAACAAAACCTCTGGCACTTTATGCCCTTTGTAATCTGAGGGTCTCGTGTATACCGGTGGTGCCAATAGGTTATCTTGAAAAGTATCTGTCAGTGCCGATGTTTCGTCATTTAAAACCCCTGGAAGAAGCCTTATAATGGAATCACAGAAAACTGCTGCCGCCAATTCACCTCCTGAAAGTACATAGTCACCAATGGATATTTCTCGCGTTATGAACAGATCGCGCACTCTTTGGTCTACTCCTTTGTAATGCCCACAAAGTATAATAATGTTCTTTTTTAGGGAAATTTCATTTGAAATACCCTGATTCAGGGTATTGCCATCTGGAGTCATGTAAATGATTTCATCATACTCCCTTTCTTTTTTGAGCTCTGAAATACACTTATCTATGGGTTCTATCATTAAAACCATTCCAGCTCCACCACCAAATTGATAGTCATCAACTTGTTTGTAATTACCGATTGAGTATTTTCTGAGGTTGTGAAAATGTACCTCCACCAACTTTTTCTCAATAGCTCGTTTTAAAATAGAGGCTTCAAAAGGGCTTTTTAATAATTCGGGTAAAACTGTAATAATGTCTATTCGCATGGCTTACATAGAAAGTTGTCAAAGATAATGGTTAATTTATCTAGGAATTCTTCCAGAAGTAGTGAAAATATGCTTCATCTTTCTCCCAATCCAATCGCTCATAGAGTTTTTGGGCTGGGTTGTCTTTTGCTGTCTCGAGTGCCAGTCCTTTGAAACCTTGTTTTTTGCAAAACGTTTTTGCATGCTTTAATAATGCTTCTCCCACTCCTTTTTTTCGAAATTGTGGGACAACAAATAAATCATTCAGCACATAAAATGGTTGTAATGATACAGAAGAAAATGTTTTGTAAAGCTGTGTAAATCCAACTGGTTTGTCATTTTCCAATGCTAAGAAAACTACAGTCTCATTGTTTAAGAAACGCTCTTTTAAGAAACGCCTGCAAGCTTCTATGTCTGATGATTGTTCATAGAACATTCGATATGCATCAAATAGCGGAAGAACAAGTTCTATATCTGAAGGGGTTACATTTTTAATTTCCATGGACAAATGTAATTAATTCACCCGTCTGCGCTCATCTTCAGAACCGGTTCCTCGTTGTCTTGAGGATTTTAGTTTATCATTTCCAAAACTTCTGGAATAGGTGAGAAGAAAAGTACGATTGCTAAAGTCGAAGGTGTTTTCGGTATTTAGGTTTTGTTCAGGTATCTGGGTTCTTCCCGTAAATTCGAAAGAATCGAACACATCGTTTACGGCAAATCTGAGCGTTCCCCATTTGTCCCCGAGTTTTTTCTGAAAACCAATGTTCATTCCAAAAACTGGATCAAATTTCCGGATGCCAAAAAGACTGGCTCCAAAATAATTAAGGTTTACCTCTGAACTAAAAGTCTTTGTTATGGTAAAAGAATTGGAGCTGTTTGCCCGGAAGGTATTTTGCTCAAAATTAAATGAAGAATCTTGAAGTAAAGCGCTTACCTTGGTATTTATAAATATGAAATTGTTTTGCATTTTCCACCAATTGGTAAAGTTGATGGGTAATCCTAATGTGATGGTAAATAATTTGGTTTGATCATTGTTGGCAGCCTCAAAAAACAATCTTCCCGTAGCTTCATCAAAACGTTCTTGAAAACCAGATATGGGTTGGTCTTCGACCGAATATTGAAAAGAAAGAAGTATGGATTTATAATTGGTGTCAAATTTTACTGAGTTCGATGTGGCTGGTTGTAAAGCCGAATTACCTGATAAAAATGTAGTTGGGTCAATAAAAATAACAAAGGGTGCCAAATTATTGAAGGTTGGTCGGGTGATTCGTTTAGAATAGGACAGATTAAAACTTAGGGTATCGCTTACCGAATGGGAAACAAAGATGCTCGGAAAAAAGTTACCAAAATTTCGGTCCACAACTCGGCCTTCGGTTTCCGTATCCAGCTCAGAGTCGGTATGCTCATATCGAAGACCAAGTTTCATGCTTGTTTTTTCTTTCAGTTTATAATCGACAGAAGTATACGCTGCTAGAATATGCTCGTTAAGGACACTTTTATTTGTCAAGGTAGGGTCTTCAATAAAGTTTTGTCCATCAAAAGTTGCGACAGATACATCATTTTCAAAGTCTGATATCACTGCTTTAATACCTGTTTCCAATTTTAAATTTTCATTTAATTGATTGCTATAATCTGCCTTGCCTACCGCAATGTTAATAGGGGTTGTTTTATCGCTGAGGGTAAGTTCTTCTCGAAGAAAATTGTTGTCCCCATCAAAAAAACTGTTGGTGTAATCTGTAGGGTTTTCATCGTAATAGTGCAAGTAGTCCAAATCCACACTTATGAACTCATCGTCCTTAAAATTATGTTTAAGATTGACGTTGGAATTAAAATGTTGCCATTGGTTTCGTTCTGTGTTCAAAAGTTGTACAAAAGAAAAAGGAACACCGTTTTCGGTTTCTCTACTATCGTTCACTGCATCCATAGTCCATTTGTTATCATAAGCTCCTACCAGAATGCCTATGACAGTTTTGTCTGTGGCTTGATAATCCATTCCCAACCGTATATTATGATTACGCTGTCTTGGATCACGGTCGGAAACAGTAGCCAGATTTATCGTATTGTCTTGCTCATTTGTGAAAATTCTTGAGAAGTCGAATTGTTGTCCTTGTGTATCTATTAAGAAAGAATAGTTGCCAAAAAGATTTATCTTGTTTTTTCTAAAATTAAAGCTGATGTTATCTGAGGTGGTTTCACCGTTTCCAATTCCTCCCGAAACTGAATAGGTGCCGTTTAAACCCAAATCTGTTCTCTTTTTAAGCACAATATTTATAAAACCGGCATTTCCTTCCGCATCAAAATTTGCGGGAGGAGTAGTAATCAGTTCAATACTTTGAATATTGTCAGAGCTCATACCTTCCAACAACTGAACAATGCTTTCCTGCGGCATGTAGCTTATTTTTCCATCAATCATTACCACAACTCCGTTTTTCCCTGCCAAGGATATGGCACTATTCTGTCTGTCCACAATCACTCCAGGGGAACGTTCTAAAACTTCTAGAGCTGAGCTACCGGCAGACACAATGCTATTTTCAACATTGATTACCATTCGGTCAATCTTTTGAACAAAAATGGGCTTTGTGGTCTGGACCACAACCTCATCCAGTTCAACACCCTCAGTCAATGTTAATGTGGGAATGGTAAACATTGAATTCTGTTGATAGCTAAAAGCATCGGTTGTTTTTGTTGAGAAGCCCACCATACTAGCAGTTATGATGTAATTTCCAGAAGCGACGCTTTCAAATGTAAATGTTCCTGTATCATTGGTAATTGCCCCTTTTACTAGTGTGGAATCTGATGCGGTTTGTAAAAGTACATTGGCAAAGGCAAGTCCTTGTCCATTACTATCGACTATTTCTCCATTTATTTCTTGGGCTTTTACAAAAAAGCATATCAGAAATAATGGAATAAAAGTCAGTTTTCTTTTGTCCATGTTTTTTGATTGATGATTAACTATATAGCAATAGTTGGTAAACGCAAAAGTGAGATTCTAGGCAGAAAGGAAAGACAGTAACTGTACCTGTGAATCCTTTTTGATGATGAAATTTAAACAAAAAAGCCTCCAAACAGGGAAGCTTTAACAAATATTTATTTCTTCTGTTTGTTCAGCTCATCCTGGAGCTGACGGCTAATTTTCTGCTCACGTTCCAGTGCTCTTCTCCTATGGTCTTCGTATTCTTTTTCAACATCGGCAAGCGCAGTTTTGGCCTGATGGGTTAAAAAATTACTGTTCCTGAACTTATAAATGAACAATAACAAAAAGAGCAATAAACCAAAAATGATGGACCATAAAATAAAGTTGTAGGTTCCTTTGCTAATCAAAGCTCCAAAGAACGATATACTGTCTTTTTCGGCAGTAATGGTCTTTAAGTTGTTAGTGGTTTCTTGAAGTTTTGAGTTAAGGCTATTTATTTCATCCTTATTGCTTGTAATAGTCGCAGTAAGGTCTTTTATAGATTGATTGGCCGAGCTAATGGTATCAAAAATATTCTTTTTGATTTTATTCAGTTCAATTAATCGAATTACCTCATAGCGTTTACCCTGTGCATTATAATTTGTGGACTTTCGTTCCAGTACCTCAAACTGTCCGGCAATGGATGTATCCGTGTCAGGCGTAGTATCTTGATTTTGAGCTGAAATTGAAAAAACACTGATAAAAAGAACAAGGGATAAGAAAACTTGTAAACGTCTCATGGTAATTATGCGTTTTAATTTAGATTAAGGGTAAGGCGAAATTACACCAATAAACCAAAAATCAAAAGAAAATCATATTTATGGAGGTTGCTACTTGAATATTTATGATTTAATAATACGTGTATCGTCTTACTTTGGCAATGTATTTTGCAAGACGGATAACTTGATGTGAATAACCATATTCATTATCATACCATATATATAGGACCAAACTTTTTCCATCTGCTGAAACTAAAGTGGCCTTGCTGTCATATATGGATGGGGCAGAAGTGCCAACAATATCTGATGATACCAATTCATTGCTAAGAGAATATTGTATCTGTTCTACCAAATCACCTTCAAGGGCATATTTTTTTAAAATAGTGTTTACACTTTCTTTTGAGGTTTTGTTCTTTATTTCAAGATTTAAGATGGCAAGCGAGCCGTTTGGAACTGGAACTCGTATTGCATTCGATGTCAATTTACCTTTTAAAGAGGGTAGGGCCTTGGCAACAGCGGCACCTGCACCGGTTTCGGTAATAACCATGTTAAGCGCTGCGGCACGACCTCGACGGTACTTTTTATGCATATTATCCACAAGATTCTGGTCGTTGGTGTATGCATGAATAGTTTCCAAATGCCCTTTCTTAATTCCAAGGGAATCTTCAATAACTTTTAATATTGGGGTAATGGCATTTGTAGTACAAGAGGCAGCAGAATAGATTTTGGTCTTGTCTGGATCAAATTCTTTTTGGTTTACCCCATGAACAATGTTAGGGATTTCTTTTCCAGGAGCGGTAAGTAAAACCTTGCCGGCCCCTTTAGCTTCCAAATGTCGGGAGAGCGAAGCTTTATCCCTGAAAGCACCAGTATTGTCAATAATCAAGGCGTTATAGATGCCATACTTTGTATAGTCTATAGATTCAGGCTTATCCGCAGTTATAATTTTCACGGTAGTGCCATTGATGACCAAAGCACTATTTTTTATATCAACATCCACCGTGCCCATAAACTGGCCATGAACGGAATCAGTTTTTAGCAATGCAGCTCTTTTTTCGAGTATTTCCTCACTGATTTCGCCTCTTACAACAATGGCTCTTAGGCGTAATTGACTTCCTCTTCCGGTTTTTGCCATCAGTTCACGGGCAACCAACCTTCCTATACGACCAAAACCATATAGAACTACGTCTTTTGGCTTGATTTCCTGGGAAGATTGGGCATCTGTAAGTTTTTCTATTACGAATGCCTTTACATTGAGATGGTCATTATCATCAGAATGATATTCATAGGTAAGCTTTCCAATATCCAGCTTGGCAGGAGGTAAGTTGATATCATTGATTGCCCTAAGAATTTCAACAGAATCAAAAATGGAAATTGGTTTTTGGACAAATTCTCCAGCATATTCATGTAAGTTTATGATATCACTTACATTTTTGTCTATGATTTGATTTTTGAAAAGGACCACTTCAATGGCCTTATCGTACCATAGATCACTTATAATTTTAATAAATTCAGTTGTTGCTTTTCTTCTATCTGCTTGGAATGCGAGTTCCTTTTCGTAAGACTTGATATCGCCCATGAATTTTAATTGAGTTTAAGTTTAGTTGTCGGCAAAATTAGATATTTCAAACGTTTTCGTGAAATTATCGCAACAAAAAAAGGCACTCATTTAAAGAGTGCCTTTTTTATATATTTAGATTCCGTTATTGTAGGATTAAACGCTCCTTTTCCCCTTTATCATTGATCATGGTAAAACTTGTTCTGCCGTATCTTGATATTTTACTAAATAAGTCTTTGGCGTCATCAATATTCTTGATTTCATTGTCATCAACTTCAACGATTACTTTATCTTTTAAATCGTATCTGCTGTAACCTTCTGGAACATCTATGATTTTTACACCACTATTAACACCAAATCTCTTTTTATCCTCTTTGGATAGATTCTTTACCATAAAACCGGTAGCGGGTAAAATAATGGTTTGTTGCTTTTTGAGCGTAACATTCTTAGATACTCTTTCTCCATCTCGATCCACCAAAACTTCGACCATGTCTCCAGGTCTTTTAGAAGAAAGATAGCCGGTAAGTTCTGAAAACTTGCGGATTCGTATGTTATCAACTTGTTTGATGATGTCGCCTGTTTTTAAACCAGCTTCCTCCGCACCGGAATCCTCTGATACCTGAGAGATTACGACACCTTCAATTTCATCATAGCCAAGCTCAATAGCTTCTCTTGAATTTGTGTTTGCGGCAGAGATTCCAAGCAATCCACGTTGTACATTGCCGAACTCCATAATATCCTCAACTACTTTTTTTGCAATATTGCTTGGAACAGCAAAAGAATAACCAACATAGGACCCTGTCTGCGATGTAATTGCAGTGTTTATGCCAATTAGATCACCGTTGGTGTTGACCAAGGCCCCACCACTGTTTCCAGGGTTCACGGCAGCATCAGTTTGAATAAAGGATTGATTTCTTCCCAAAGATCTGGCTTTGGCACTTACAATTCCTGCTGTTACTGTAGAGGTAAGACTAAACGGATTCCCTACAGCTAAGACCCATTCCCCAATTTTTGAATTGTCGGAATCACCAAAAGCCAAATAGGGCAATGGTTTATTGACCTCTATTTTTAACAAAGCAATGTCGGAGTCGGAATCTGCTCCAATAACCTCTGCTTCATAAGTCTTATTATTATTTAAGGTAACCTCTAACTGGCTTGCATTGGCAATAACATGGTTGTTAGTGACTATAAATCCATCCGGTGAAATGATAACGCCCGATCCTGTACCAACTTGTGGAGTTTGTTTCTTTTCAAAACCATAAAAGAAATCTGAAAGACTGCTAGAACCCTTATTAATGGCTAAATTTTTAACGTGTACCACAGCGTTTACAGTTTTTTCCGCGGCTATGGTGAAATCAACTTCATTGATTCCAGCACCTTTGGCTGAGGTTGATAGGTTACTCGTACTCAAGAAAGGCGTTTCCTCATTTGAAACAACCCATTTATAAGCATCTTTTTCAAAAAATATTTTATAAGCTCCTAGTGTAATTGCACCTGCAAAAAGCGATACAAAAAATAAACTGGCTATTCTCTTCATAATTCTGTAATAATTTAACATTAAGCTCCAACAAAATTAAATGAAATCAATTTTAACATTATCAATTTAACTCGTTTTTAACTACAAAAAAAACCTTAAAGAATACGCTATATTTGTTCCTTTGCATCCAAATATGATACTACAGTTTTTCAAATATCAGGGTACGGGAAACGATTTTGTGTTTATAGACAACCGTCAACAAACTTTTCCAAAAGACAACACTGAATTAATCACGAAGTTATGTGACAGAAGATTTGGTATTGGTGGGGATGGACTCATTTTGTTGGAAAATGACAGTGCATCAGATTTTAATATGGATTATTATAATGCTGATGCAAGTCAGAGTATGTGTGGCAATGGGGGCAGATGCGCCGTGGCTTTTGCCAAATATTTGGGAATTATCGAAAACGAAACGACTTTTAACGCGATTGACGGACTACATTTTGCAACTATTGAAGGTGACATTGTCAACCTTAAAATGAACGATGTTGATGAGATAAGAGAAAAACCTTTGTATAGTTTTTTGGATACCGGTTCTCCACATCATGTACAATTGGTGGAACATTTGGAGAAGTTTAATGTACAGAAGGAAGGAGCAAAGCTTAGGTATGGACTTTATGGTGAATCCGGTAGTAACATCAACTTTGTTGAGCAATCTGGTAATGGAGCATTTAATGTCAGAACCTATGAAAGGGGAGTGGAAGATGAAACTTTATCTTGTGGGACAGGTGTTACAGCAGTTGCCTTGGCAATGCATAAATTGGGAAAAACGACTTCAAACAGTGTGAGAATCAATACTCCAGGTGGTAATTTGACCATTAGTTTTAAACTCAAAGGTGATACTTATACCAATATTTTCTTGAAAGGACCGGCAAAACAGGTTTACAAAGGAGAAGTAGTATGTTAAGCTTGAAAGGAAAACAGGTTTATTTGAGGGCTTTGGAACCAAGGGATTTGGATTTTCTTTACGAATTGGAAAATGATACTTCCATTTGGGAAATAAGCGGCACGCTTAAACCCTATTCGAAAAAAGTACTTAGTTTATACTTGGAGAATGTACATCGCGACATATATGATGTAAAGCAATTGCGACTTTGTATTTGCGATATGCAGGACAAGTGCATAGGTTTAATCGATCTTTTTGATTTTGATCCAAAAAATAGACGTGCAGGGATTGGAATTGTTATTTCAAATTCAGAAAACAGAAACAAAGGACTTGGCGCAGAGGCCATAACCTTGCTCAGCAATTATGCATTCTCAACGCTGGACCTCCATCAATTATATGCAAATATTTTATCTGACAATTCAGCCAGTATTCATTTATTTGAAAAACTGGGATTTGAAAAAGTTGGGTTGAAACGAGAATGGATTCGGACCAATACAGGTTTTAAGGATGAGATAATGTTTCAAAAAGTAAATAGAAAAAATGTATCTTAAGAAAACACTTTGGGCTGTGGCCATATTAGGATTGTTGATTTGTGGTTTTGTTGCCTTTCAGATTTACAATGCCATTTTTTCGCCCAATACCCAATTCAATAATGAGCAGGCTTTTGTTTTTATCCCTTCGGATGCTTCATTTTCTGAGGTAAAAAAGATTGTAGAACCACTGTTGAAAGATGTGGGGACTTTTGAAGCGGTAGCGGAGCGTAAAGGATATGTAACGAATATCAGAGCTGGAAAATTCCCTATTAAAAAAGGAATGAACAATAATGATATTATAAACTCCCTACGTAGTAAGAATACACCTGTCAGAGTCTCCTTCAACAATCAGGAATCCTTACAATCATTGGCAGGTAGAATTTCCGAACAGATTGAAGCAGATAGCCTTTCACTTCTTAATGCTGTTAATGATGATGAGTTTTTAAAGCAATCTGGGTTTAACAAAGACACGAAACTGGGCATGTACCTACCCAACACCTATGAGTTCTTTTGGAATACCAATGCGACGGATTTTAGGGAAAGAATGTATGAGGAGTATCAAAAATATTGGACTAAGGAAAGATTGCTAAAAGCAGAGAAATTGAACCTGACACCAAACAAGGTAATCGCTTTGGCAGCTATTGTGCAGAAAGAAACGGTTAAGGCAGATGAGAGACCTAGGGTTGCGGGAGTGTATCTAAATAGAATCAAAAAAGGAATACTTCTGCAGGCTGACCCAACAGTGATTTATGCAATCAAAAAAGAAACGGGAAATTACGACACAATCATCAAGCGTGTTTTATACAAGGATTTGGAAATGGATTCACCCTATAATACTTATAAGTATAGCGGAATTCCTCCTGGACCGATTACTATGCCCGATATTTCATCGATTGAGGCTGTTTTAAATCCTGAAAAACACGATTATTTATTTTTTGTGGCAGATGTTTCCAACTTTGGGTACCACATGTTTGCAAAAACACTGGCGCAGCACAACCGAAATAAGGTACAATATACCCGATGGTTAGATTCCCAAAAAGTGGTCAGATAATGTTGTTTGCCGTTTATTTTCAGCGCTTTAACGTAATTTGAGAGCTATTTAAGAAAAACTTAAGAGCTTCGTAAGTGTTAAGAAAAAGTCTCCCCCTATATTTGTCGACCAAATTTAATTTCAATGCTTAAACGCTTTGAAATTCTAAATATGTAAGTTATGAAAAGATGGATAGGTTTTGTTTTGCATCTTGCCATGATTGTGATTTTAACAAGTTTTGGTTACTATTCGGTTACTGAGACAGTAGATTACAAAGTTCCAGATTTTTTAAAGGCTGGGACAGATTTGGAGATTACCGTGCTGCAAGATTCAATTTCTGCGGAAGATGAAGTGGTTTACCCTCCTTTTTTAGGGAATGCCTATAATGGTTTTAAGGAGGCTTTGGCTTTCAAAGAATCGCAAGGAAAATATCATGCAATCAATACGTTGGGATATTTAGGAAAATATCAATTTGGATTGAGCACCTTGAACTTGATGGGGGTTTATAATGCAAATGATTTTATAAAAAACCCGGCACTTCAGGAAAGAACGTTTGAAACCAATATTGCACGGAACAAATGGATACTACGAAAAGATATCAAACGGTTTAATGGAAAGCGAATCCGTGGAATAGAAATCACAGAGTCTGGTATTCTGGCTGCTGCACATTTAGCCGGAGCAGGAAATGTAAAGAAATTTTTACGCTCCTATGGAAAGAATGATGTTGCAGATGCATATGGGAGTAATATCTCACAGTATATGAGAAAGTTTGCTGGATACGATATATCCAAAATCAAGCAAAAAAGAAACGCTAAAGTTTAAGAACAACTTTTAAAAGCAAGAAGAAAGACCCGGAATGTATTCTGGGTTTTTTTATGCCTGAATGATAAAAATAGTAGGCCTTTTGTTAAGGTTAATAGTTATCTCACTCCATTCATGAACCGTTTTGGTTTGAATGAACTCTGTTGGCAAAGTAATGTCACAGGCAATACACAGCCGAGTGCTTTTTTGAAGCGTTTTGGTTAATTCTAACAAGAGCTTATCATTCCTATATGGGGTTTCCATGAATATTTGTGATTGTCCTTTCTCTCGTGAAAGTTTCTCTAAACTTTTCACTTTGCTCTTGCGTTCAGTGGCATCTATCGGCAAATACCCATTAAAGGCAAAGTTCTGCCCGTTCATACCGCTAGACATCATTGCCATAAGGATAGAGGATGGACCAACAAGCGGAACCACCTGTATTCGTTTTTCATGTGCAATTCTTGCCACCTCGGCTCCTGGGTCAGCTATTCCTGGGCATCCAGCTTCCGATAAAACGCCAATATCTTGACCACTTATACAAGGCTCCAAATAGGCCGGTATGACTGCGGGGTCAGTGTATTTATTTAATGTTTCAATATGCAAACTTGGCTGTGCCTTGCTGGGGCTTACTTTTTTTATGAACCTCCGGGCCGTTTTTTCATTCTCAACTATGTAATGGTCAATATTTTCAATGGTTCTTTTCACGGATATGGGAAGTACTTCCAATGGGGCATTGTCCCCGAGGGTAGTGGGGATAAGATAGACTTTGCCCAAAA contains:
- a CDS encoding GNAT family N-acetyltransferase, translated to MEIKNVTPSDIELVLPLFDAYRMFYEQSSDIEACRRFLKERFLNNETVVFLALENDKPVGFTQLYKTFSSVSLQPFYVLNDLFVVPQFRKKGVGEALLKHAKTFCKKQGFKGLALETAKDNPAQKLYERLDWEKDEAYFHYFWKNS
- the dapF gene encoding diaminopimelate epimerase translates to MILQFFKYQGTGNDFVFIDNRQQTFPKDNTELITKLCDRRFGIGGDGLILLENDSASDFNMDYYNADASQSMCGNGGRCAVAFAKYLGIIENETTFNAIDGLHFATIEGDIVNLKMNDVDEIREKPLYSFLDTGSPHHVQLVEHLEKFNVQKEGAKLRYGLYGESGSNINFVEQSGNGAFNVRTYERGVEDETLSCGTGVTAVALAMHKLGKTTSNSVRINTPGGNLTISFKLKGDTYTNIFLKGPAKQVYKGEVVC
- the rplS gene encoding 50S ribosomal protein L19, producing MESLIKFVEDEFVPKKEFPKFSSGDTITVYYEIKEGEKTRTQFFKGVVIQRRGTGATETFTIRKMSGTVGVERIFPINMPALQRVEVNKKGKVRRSRIFYFRGLTGKKARIKEIRG
- the mltG gene encoding endolytic transglycosylase MltG; the protein is MYLKKTLWAVAILGLLICGFVAFQIYNAIFSPNTQFNNEQAFVFIPSDASFSEVKKIVEPLLKDVGTFEAVAERKGYVTNIRAGKFPIKKGMNNNDIINSLRSKNTPVRVSFNNQESLQSLAGRISEQIEADSLSLLNAVNDDEFLKQSGFNKDTKLGMYLPNTYEFFWNTNATDFRERMYEEYQKYWTKERLLKAEKLNLTPNKVIALAAIVQKETVKADERPRVAGVYLNRIKKGILLQADPTVIYAIKKETGNYDTIIKRVLYKDLEMDSPYNTYKYSGIPPGPITMPDISSIEAVLNPEKHDYLFFVADVSNFGYHMFAKTLAQHNRNKVQYTRWLDSQKVVR
- a CDS encoding SAM-dependent methyltransferase, producing MEETKPGLVLGKVYLIPTTLGDNAPLEVLPISVKRTIENIDHYIVENEKTARRFIKKVSPSKAQPSLHIETLNKYTDPAVIPAYLEPCISGQDIGVLSEAGCPGIADPGAEVARIAHEKRIQVVPLVGPSSILMAMMSSGMNGQNFAFNGYLPIDATERKSKVKSLEKLSREKGQSQIFMETPYRNDKLLLELTKTLQKSTRLCIACDITLPTEFIQTKTVHEWSEITINLNKRPTIFIIQA
- a CDS encoding outer membrane beta-barrel family protein: MDKRKLTFIPLFLICFFVKAQEINGEIVDSNGQGLAFANVLLQTASDSTLVKGAITNDTGTFTFESVASGNYIITASMVGFSTKTTDAFSYQQNSMFTIPTLTLTEGVELDEVVVQTTKPIFVQKIDRMVINVENSIVSAGSSALEVLERSPGVIVDRQNSAISLAGKNGVVVMIDGKISYMPQESIVQLLEGMSSDNIQSIELITTPPANFDAEGNAGFINIVLKKRTDLGLNGTYSVSGGIGNGETTSDNISFNFRKNKINLFGNYSFLIDTQGQQFDFSRIFTNEQDNTINLATVSDRDPRQRNHNIRLGMDYQATDKTVIGILVGAYDNKWTMDAVNDSRETENGVPFSFVQLLNTERNQWQHFNSNVNLKHNFKDDEFISVDLDYLHYYDENPTDYTNSFFDGDNNFLREELTLSDKTTPINIAVGKADYSNQLNENLKLETGIKAVISDFENDVSVATFDGQNFIEDPTLTNKSVLNEHILAAYTSVDYKLKEKTSMKLGLRYEHTDSELDTETEGRVVDRNFGNFFPSIFVSHSVSDTLSFNLSYSKRITRPTFNNLAPFVIFIDPTTFLSGNSALQPATSNSVKFDTNYKSILLSFQYSVEDQPISGFQERFDEATGRLFFEAANNDQTKLFTITLGLPINFTNWWKMQNNFIFINTKVSALLQDSSFNFEQNTFRANSSNSFTITKTFSSEVNLNYFGASLFGIRKFDPVFGMNIGFQKKLGDKWGTLRFAVNDVFDSFEFTGRTQIPEQNLNTENTFDFSNRTFLLTYSRSFGNDKLKSSRQRGTGSEDERRRVN
- a CDS encoding S1C family serine protease, whose amino-acid sequence is MKRIASLFFVSLFAGAITLGAYKIFFEKDAYKWVVSNEETPFLSTSNLSTSAKGAGINEVDFTIAAEKTVNAVVHVKNLAINKGSSSLSDFFYGFEKKQTPQVGTGSGVIISPDGFIVTNNHVIANASQLEVTLNNNKTYEAEVIGADSDSDIALLKIEVNKPLPYLAFGDSDNSKIGEWVLAVGNPFSLTSTVTAGIVSAKARSLGRNQSFIQTDAAVNPGNSGGALVNTNGDLIGINTAITSQTGSYVGYSFAVPSNIAKKVVEDIMEFGNVQRGLLGISAANTNSREAIELGYDEIEGVVISQVSEDSGAEEAGLKTGDIIKQVDNIRIRKFSELTGYLSSKRPGDMVEVLVDRDGERVSKNVTLKKQQTIILPATGFMVKNLSKEDKKRFGVNSGVKIIDVPEGYSRYDLKDKVIVEVDDNEIKNIDDAKDLFSKISRYGRTSFTMINDKGEKERLILQ
- the trmD gene encoding tRNA (guanosine(37)-N1)-methyltransferase TrmD, with protein sequence MRIDIITVLPELLKSPFEASILKRAIEKKLVEVHFHNLRKYSIGNYKQVDDYQFGGGAGMVLMIEPIDKCISELKKEREYDEIIYMTPDGNTLNQGISNEISLKKNIIILCGHYKGVDQRVRDLFITREISIGDYVLSGGELAAAVFCDSIIRLLPGVLNDETSALTDTFQDNLLAPPVYTRPSDYKGHKVPEVLLSGDFPKIEKWREEQAMERTRQRRPDLLK
- a CDS encoding glyceraldehyde-3-phosphate dehydrogenase, whose product is MGDIKSYEKELAFQADRRKATTEFIKIISDLWYDKAIEVVLFKNQIIDKNVSDIINLHEYAGEFVQKPISIFDSVEILRAINDINLPPAKLDIGKLTYEYHSDDNDHLNVKAFVIEKLTDAQSSQEIKPKDVVLYGFGRIGRLVARELMAKTGRGSQLRLRAIVVRGEISEEILEKRAALLKTDSVHGQFMGTVDVDIKNSALVINGTTVKIITADKPESIDYTKYGIYNALIIDNTGAFRDKASLSRHLEAKGAGKVLLTAPGKEIPNIVHGVNQKEFDPDKTKIYSAASCTTNAITPILKVIEDSLGIKKGHLETIHAYTNDQNLVDNMHKKYRRGRAAALNMVITETGAGAAVAKALPSLKGKLTSNAIRVPVPNGSLAILNLEIKNKTSKESVNTILKKYALEGDLVEQIQYSLSNELVSSDIVGTSAPSIYDSKATLVSADGKSLVLYIWYDNEYGYSHQVIRLAKYIAKVRRYTYY
- a CDS encoding GNAT family N-acetyltransferase, translated to MLSLKGKQVYLRALEPRDLDFLYELENDTSIWEISGTLKPYSKKVLSLYLENVHRDIYDVKQLRLCICDMQDKCIGLIDLFDFDPKNRRAGIGIVISNSENRNKGLGAEAITLLSNYAFSTLDLHQLYANILSDNSASIHLFEKLGFEKVGLKREWIRTNTGFKDEIMFQKVNRKNVS